One stretch of Enterobacter sp. RHBSTW-00994 DNA includes these proteins:
- the ftsX gene encoding permease-like cell division protein FtsX has protein sequence MNKREAMNQIRQFGNRFDRFRKSQGGGDNNRNAPKRAKAAPKPNSRKTNVFNEQVRYAFHGALQDLKSKPLATFLTVMVIAISLTLPSVCYMVYKNVNQAASQYYPSPQITVYLDKALDDNAAAQVVGQLQSEQGVEKVNYLSREEALGEFRNWSGFGGALDMLEENPLPAVAVVIPKLDFQGTESLNTLRERITHINGIDEVRMDDSWFARLASLTGLVGRVSAMIGVLMVAAVFLVIGNSVRLSIFARRDTINVQKLIGATDGFILRPFLYGGALLGFSGAFLSLILSEILVMRLSSAVTEVAQVFGTKFDISGLGFDECLLLLLVCSMIGWVAAWLATVQHLRHFTPD, from the coding sequence GTGAACAAGCGTGAAGCAATGAACCAGATTCGGCAGTTTGGGAACCGGTTTGACCGGTTCCGCAAATCGCAGGGCGGCGGCGATAACAACCGCAATGCGCCAAAGCGTGCGAAGGCTGCACCAAAACCGAACTCTCGCAAAACGAACGTCTTTAACGAGCAGGTGCGTTATGCTTTCCACGGCGCATTGCAGGATCTGAAAAGCAAGCCGCTGGCGACGTTCCTGACGGTGATGGTTATCGCCATCTCCCTGACGTTACCGAGCGTCTGCTACATGGTTTACAAAAACGTGAACCAGGCGGCTTCACAGTACTATCCGTCGCCGCAGATCACGGTATATCTGGATAAGGCTCTGGACGATAACGCTGCGGCACAGGTGGTGGGGCAACTTCAGTCCGAGCAGGGTGTGGAGAAGGTGAACTACCTGTCGCGCGAAGAGGCGCTGGGCGAGTTTCGTAACTGGTCCGGGTTTGGCGGTGCGCTGGATATGCTGGAAGAGAACCCGTTACCTGCGGTGGCCGTGGTGATCCCGAAGCTTGATTTCCAGGGCACGGAGTCACTCAACACGCTTCGCGAGCGCATCACCCATATCAACGGTATCGATGAAGTGCGGATGGACGACAGTTGGTTTGCCCGTCTTGCTTCTCTGACCGGGTTAGTGGGGCGCGTGTCGGCGATGATTGGCGTGCTGATGGTGGCCGCAGTATTCCTTGTCATCGGTAATAGCGTGCGTCTGAGCATCTTCGCGCGTCGCGATACGATCAACGTGCAAAAACTGATTGGTGCAACGGATGGATTCATCCTCCGTCCGTTCCTGTACGGTGGTGCATTGCTCGGTTTTTCCGGGGCATTTCTTTCACTGATATTGTCAGAAATTTTGGTGATGCGGCTCTCTTCCGCCGTCACTGAAGTGGCGCAGGTTTTTGGAACTAAGTTTGATATCAGTGGGTTAGGATTTGATGAGTGCCTGTTGTTATTGCTGGTCTGCTCAATGATTGGCTGGGTTGCGGCATGGCTGGCGACTGTTCAACATTTACGTCACTTTACTCCCGACTAA
- the ftsE gene encoding cell division ATP-binding protein FtsE — MIRFEHVSKAYLGGRQALQGVTFHLQPGEMAFLTGHSGAGKSTLLKLICGIERPSAGKIYFGGHDISRLKNREVPFLRRQIGMIFQDHHLLMDRTVFDNVAIPLIIAGASGDDIRRRVSAALDKVGLLDKAKNFPIQLSGGEQQRVGIARAVVNKPAVLLADEPTGNLDDALSEGILRLFEEFNRVGVTVLMATHDIGLISRRSYRMLSLSDGHLHGGHGEQA; from the coding sequence ATGATTCGCTTTGAACACGTCAGCAAGGCCTATCTCGGTGGGAGACAAGCGCTGCAGGGAGTGACCTTTCACCTGCAGCCGGGCGAGATGGCATTTCTGACCGGCCATTCTGGCGCGGGGAAAAGTACCCTGCTCAAGCTTATCTGTGGGATCGAACGGCCAAGTGCCGGGAAAATCTATTTTGGCGGCCATGATATTAGCCGCCTGAAAAACCGTGAAGTGCCGTTTTTACGTCGCCAGATCGGTATGATTTTCCAGGATCACCATCTGTTGATGGATCGTACGGTATTCGACAACGTCGCGATCCCGCTGATCATTGCGGGCGCGAGCGGGGATGATATTCGCCGTCGCGTTTCGGCGGCACTGGACAAGGTTGGATTGCTGGACAAAGCGAAGAACTTCCCGATCCAGCTTTCTGGCGGTGAACAGCAGCGCGTGGGCATTGCCCGTGCAGTGGTGAATAAACCTGCCGTTCTGTTGGCGGATGAACCGACCGGTAACCTGGACGACGCTTTGTCTGAAGGGATCTTGCGTCTGTTTGAGGAGTTTAACCGCGTAGGGGTCACAGTATTGATGGCAACGCACGACATCGGACTGATTTCCCGTCGTTCGTACCGCATGCTGTCGCTGAGCGACGGTCATTTGCACGGAGGCCACGGTGAACAAGCGTGA
- the ftsY gene encoding signal recognition particle-docking protein FtsY gives MAKQKKRGFFSWLGFGEKEQETEQKIEEQQAVEEQSLPETPVETAAVVEAEEHAHSKEETEAFAEEVVEVTEQVQESEQPQVVEPEPVVVEEPVEEVVETPSQAVVEHEELPLPEEVKAETVSPEEWQAEAETVEIIDAVQEENVADITDEELEAQALVAESAEDAEIAEPEEEAVQEQEKPTKEGFFARLKRSLLKTKENLGSGFISLFRGKKIDDDLFEELEEQLLIADVGVETTRKIIASLTESASRKQLRDAEALYGLLKDEMGEILAKVDEPLNIEGKTPFVILMVGVNGVGKTTTIGKLARQFEQQGKSVMLAAGDTFRAAAVEQLQVWGQRNNIPVIAQHTGADSASVIFDAIQAAKARNVDVLIADTAGRLQNKAHLMEELKKIVRVMKKLDEDAPHEVMLTIDASTGQNAVSQAKLFDEAVGLTGITLTKLDGTAKGGVIFSVADQFGIPIRYIGVGERIEDLRPFKADDFIEALFARED, from the coding sequence ATGGCAAAACAAAAAAAACGTGGCTTCTTTTCCTGGCTTGGCTTCGGTGAAAAAGAGCAAGAAACAGAACAGAAAATCGAAGAACAACAAGCCGTTGAAGAGCAATCTCTGCCTGAAACGCCTGTTGAAACCGCAGCCGTTGTAGAAGCAGAAGAACACGCCCACAGCAAAGAAGAGACTGAAGCCTTTGCTGAAGAGGTGGTTGAGGTCACTGAACAGGTACAGGAAAGTGAGCAACCACAGGTGGTTGAGCCTGAGCCAGTTGTTGTTGAAGAACCCGTTGAAGAGGTTGTCGAAACCCCTTCTCAGGCGGTGGTTGAACACGAAGAACTGCCTTTGCCGGAAGAGGTGAAAGCTGAGACAGTTTCCCCGGAAGAGTGGCAAGCGGAGGCTGAAACCGTTGAAATTATTGACGCGGTCCAGGAAGAAAATGTCGCTGATATTACTGACGAAGAGCTGGAAGCTCAGGCGTTAGTTGCTGAGTCTGCTGAAGACGCTGAGATTGCTGAACCGGAGGAAGAGGCCGTTCAGGAGCAGGAAAAACCAACCAAAGAGGGTTTCTTCGCACGCCTGAAGCGCAGCCTGCTAAAAACCAAAGAAAACTTAGGTTCCGGATTTATCAGTCTGTTCCGGGGCAAAAAGATCGACGATGATCTCTTTGAAGAGCTGGAAGAGCAGTTACTGATCGCCGATGTCGGTGTGGAAACGACCCGTAAGATTATCGCCAGCCTGACCGAAAGTGCCAGCCGCAAACAGCTGCGTGACGCCGAGGCGTTATACGGTCTGTTAAAAGATGAGATGGGCGAAATTCTCGCAAAAGTTGACGAACCGCTTAATATTGAAGGAAAAACGCCCTTTGTTATTCTGATGGTTGGTGTGAACGGTGTGGGTAAAACGACCACCATCGGTAAGCTGGCGCGCCAGTTCGAGCAGCAGGGTAAATCGGTGATGCTGGCGGCAGGTGATACCTTCCGCGCGGCGGCGGTGGAACAACTGCAGGTGTGGGGCCAGCGTAACAACATTCCGGTGATTGCCCAGCACACCGGCGCGGATTCCGCGTCAGTTATCTTCGATGCCATCCAGGCCGCAAAAGCGCGTAACGTGGATGTGTTAATTGCAGATACCGCAGGGCGCTTGCAGAACAAAGCGCACCTGATGGAAGAGTTGAAGAAAATCGTCCGTGTGATGAAAAAACTGGATGAAGATGCACCGCATGAAGTGATGCTGACCATTGATGCCAGCACAGGACAGAACGCCGTGAGTCAGGCGAAGCTGTTTGATGAAGCGGTAGGACTGACAGGGATTACGCTGACCAAACTGGACGGTACAGCCAAAGGTGGGGTGATCTTCTCCGTGGCGGATCAGTTCGGCATTCCTATCCGTTACATTGGTGTGGGCGAGCGTATTGAGGATTTACGTCCGTTTAAAGCGGACGACTTTATTGAGGCATTATTTGCCCGAGAGGATTAA
- the rsmD gene encoding 16S rRNA (guanine(966)-N(2))-methyltransferase — protein MKKPTRASAGQIRIIGGQWRGRKLPVPDSPGLRPTTDRVRETLFNWLSPSMVDSRCLDCFAGSGALGLEALSRYAASATLLEMERNVAQQLQQNLATLKAANAKVVNTNTLSFLAQSGTPHDVVFVDPPFRKGLLDETLTLLEKNGWLADDALIYVESEVENGLPPVPAHWSLHREKVAGQVAYRLYHREAQGESNAGTD, from the coding sequence ATGAAGAAACCCACCCGCGCCTCAGCCGGACAAATTCGTATTATCGGCGGCCAGTGGCGAGGCCGGAAATTACCGGTTCCGGACAGCCCCGGTTTGCGCCCCACCACCGATCGCGTCCGAGAGACGCTGTTTAACTGGCTGTCACCATCGATGGTCGATTCCCGTTGTCTGGACTGTTTTGCCGGGAGCGGCGCATTAGGTCTCGAAGCCTTGTCTCGTTACGCCGCCAGCGCCACCCTGCTGGAGATGGAGCGTAACGTCGCACAGCAGTTGCAGCAAAACCTGGCAACCCTGAAAGCAGCAAATGCAAAAGTGGTGAACACCAATACGCTCAGTTTCCTTGCGCAGTCAGGTACGCCGCATGATGTGGTGTTTGTCGATCCGCCGTTCCGTAAAGGCCTGCTGGACGAAACGCTCACACTGCTGGAGAAAAATGGCTGGCTGGCCGATGACGCGCTGATTTACGTCGAGAGCGAAGTAGAAAATGGCCTGCCGCCAGTGCCTGCTCACTGGAGCCTGCACCGGGAAAAAGTGGCCGGACAGGTTGCGTATCGTTTGTATCACCGTGAAGCACAAGGAGAATCCAATGCCGGTACTGATTAA
- a CDS encoding DUF1145 family protein, whose product MPVLINLGRLLMLGVWAFLILNLVHPFPRPMNIFVNVALIFTSFMHALQMVMLKNGLPKDGPQMTGWQQLRVFIFGVFELLVWMKKFKAQAKK is encoded by the coding sequence ATGCCGGTACTGATTAATCTGGGACGTTTACTGATGCTGGGTGTCTGGGCGTTTCTGATCCTGAATCTGGTGCATCCTTTCCCACGTCCGATGAATATTTTCGTCAACGTTGCGCTGATTTTCACCTCATTTATGCATGCTCTGCAGATGGTGATGCTAAAAAACGGTCTGCCGAAAGATGGCCCACAGATGACTGGCTGGCAACAACTGCGCGTCTTTATTTTTGGCGTATTTGAATTGCTGGTATGGATGAAGAAATTTAAAGCGCAGGCGAAGAAGTAA
- a CDS encoding DUF2500 domain-containing protein, producing the protein MSKMPFFFIIVVAIIVIAASFRFVQQRREKASNDAAPLVQKRVVVSNKREKTLNDRRSRQQQVTPAGATIRYEASFKPETGGLEMTFRLEAQQYHHLTVGDKGTLSYKGSRFEGFAPE; encoded by the coding sequence ATGAGCAAGATGCCGTTTTTTTTTATTATTGTGGTGGCTATCATCGTGATTGCTGCCTCGTTCCGTTTCGTGCAGCAACGCCGTGAGAAGGCCAGTAATGACGCTGCCCCGTTGGTGCAAAAACGTGTCGTGGTGAGTAATAAGCGCGAGAAAACCCTTAACGATCGACGTTCACGTCAGCAGCAGGTGACGCCTGCGGGAGCGACGATACGTTATGAGGCGAGCTTTAAGCCGGAAACCGGTGGGTTGGAGATGACTTTCCGCCTTGAGGCGCAGCAATATCATCACCTGACGGTGGGGGATAAAGGGACGCTAAGCTATAAAGGATCGCGGTTTGAGGGGTTCGCGCCGGAATAA
- a CDS encoding lysoplasmalogenase: MLWSFIAVCFSAWLYVDASYRGPAWQRWLFKPVTLLLLLLLAWQAPMFNAVSYLVLAGLCASLIGDALTLLPRQRLLYAIGAFFLSHLLYTIYFASQMTLSFFWPLPLVLLVIGALLLAVIWTRLEEMRVPVCTFIAMTLVMVWLAGELWFFRPTSPAMSAFFGAALLLIGNIVWLGSHYRRRFRADNAIAAACYFAGHFLIVRSLYI; this comes from the coding sequence ATGCTTTGGTCATTTATCGCTGTCTGTTTTTCCGCATGGCTTTATGTCGATGCGTCTTATCGCGGCCCTGCGTGGCAGCGTTGGTTATTTAAACCCGTCACCCTGCTGCTTTTGCTCCTGCTTGCCTGGCAAGCGCCAATGTTCAATGCCGTTAGCTATCTGGTCCTCGCCGGTTTGTGCGCGTCATTAATTGGCGATGCGTTAACGCTGTTACCACGTCAGCGCCTGCTCTATGCCATAGGGGCGTTTTTCCTGTCGCATCTGCTTTACACCATCTACTTTGCCAGCCAGATGACGCTCTCCTTCTTCTGGCCATTACCCCTGGTGCTGCTGGTCATTGGCGCGCTATTGCTGGCGGTTATCTGGACACGTCTGGAAGAGATGCGTGTGCCAGTCTGTACCTTTATCGCCATGACACTGGTGATGGTCTGGCTGGCCGGAGAACTTTGGTTCTTCCGTCCGACATCGCCTGCCATGTCTGCTTTCTTCGGCGCGGCGCTGCTGCTGATCGGCAATATTGTCTGGCTGGGCAGCCATTATCGCCGCCGTTTCCGCGCGGATAATGCCATTGCCGCAGCCTGCTACTTCGCCGGTCACTTCCTGATTGTGCGTTCACTTTATATTTAA
- the zntA gene encoding Zn(II)/Cd(II)/Pb(II) translocating P-type ATPase ZntA, producing MSTPDTNKKVPQFSALKLNPLPAKDDCCCEGTSCESEKAQALPESGNRFSWVVNGMDCAACARKVENAVRQVSGVEHVQVLFATEKLLVNATSDISAQVEAAVIRAGYTLRNENTPAEKTTPLRKNLPLITLIIMMALSWVLEQFNHPFGNLAFIATTLVGLYPVARQALRLIKTGSWFAIETLMSVAAIGALFIGATAEAAMVLLLFLIGERLEGWAASRARKGVSALMALKPETATQVINGERQIVAIGALRPGDVIEVAAGGRLPADGALLTATASFDESALTGESIPVERTAGEKIPAGATSVDRLVQLRVLSEPGDSAIDRILKLIEEAEERRAPVERFIDRFSRIYTPVIMLIALLVAVLPPLFFSAPWEGWIYKGLTLLLIGCPCALVISTPAAITSGLATAARYGALIKGGAALEQLSQIHQIAFDKTGTLTIGKPQVTGVYPQDTTEDNLLALAAAVEQGSTHPLAQAIVREAQSRGLAIPAATAQRALMGSGIEADIEGKKTLIITADKFKAIGLSQQIQTLEQAGQTVVIVVQDGVAQGMLALRDTLRDDAKAAIADLHQLGVQGIILTGDNPRAAASIAAELGMEFKAGLLPADKVNAVTQMNARAPLAMVGDGINDAPAMKASTIGIAMGSGTDVALETADAALTHNRLTGLAQMISLARATRTNIRQNITIALGLKGIFLVTTLLGITGLWLAVLADTGATVLVTANALRLLRRK from the coding sequence ATGTCGACTCCAGACACAAACAAAAAAGTGCCGCAATTCTCGGCACTTAAACTTAATCCCCTCCCGGCTAAAGACGATTGCTGCTGTGAGGGGACGTCTTGCGAAAGTGAAAAGGCGCAAGCACTGCCCGAAAGCGGTAACCGCTTCAGTTGGGTCGTGAATGGCATGGACTGCGCTGCCTGCGCCCGCAAAGTTGAGAATGCGGTCCGGCAGGTCAGCGGCGTCGAGCATGTCCAGGTGCTGTTTGCGACCGAAAAACTGCTGGTCAACGCCACATCAGACATCAGTGCCCAGGTGGAAGCGGCGGTTATCCGCGCCGGTTACACTCTGCGTAATGAAAACACTCCGGCAGAAAAAACCACGCCACTGCGCAAAAACCTTCCCCTGATCACGCTGATCATCATGATGGCGTTGAGCTGGGTACTGGAACAATTCAACCATCCATTCGGTAACCTGGCGTTTATCGCCACCACGCTGGTTGGCCTGTACCCCGTCGCCCGTCAGGCACTGCGCCTGATAAAAACCGGGAGCTGGTTTGCCATCGAAACACTGATGAGCGTTGCCGCCATTGGCGCGCTTTTTATTGGTGCAACCGCTGAAGCAGCGATGGTTCTGCTGTTGTTTTTAATTGGTGAGCGTCTTGAAGGCTGGGCCGCGAGCCGGGCACGTAAAGGCGTGAGCGCGTTGATGGCACTAAAACCGGAAACCGCTACCCAGGTTATCAACGGAGAACGTCAGATTGTGGCGATCGGCGCGCTACGCCCGGGAGATGTGATTGAAGTGGCTGCGGGCGGTCGTCTGCCAGCTGACGGTGCTCTCCTCACGGCCACCGCCAGCTTTGATGAAAGCGCCCTGACCGGAGAATCCATCCCTGTGGAACGCACCGCAGGTGAAAAAATCCCTGCGGGTGCGACCAGCGTTGACCGCCTGGTGCAGCTTCGCGTCTTGTCCGAGCCAGGCGACAGTGCCATCGATCGCATTCTGAAGCTCATTGAAGAAGCGGAAGAGCGTCGCGCTCCCGTTGAGCGCTTTATCGATCGCTTCAGCCGTATTTACACCCCGGTCATTATGCTGATTGCTCTGCTGGTTGCCGTCTTGCCCCCACTGTTTTTTAGCGCGCCGTGGGAGGGCTGGATCTACAAAGGGCTGACGCTGCTGCTGATTGGTTGCCCGTGTGCATTAGTTATCTCAACCCCCGCCGCGATTACCTCTGGTCTGGCTACTGCTGCGCGATATGGCGCCCTGATTAAAGGTGGCGCAGCACTGGAGCAACTGAGCCAGATTCACCAGATTGCCTTCGATAAAACGGGCACGCTAACTATCGGTAAACCTCAGGTCACAGGAGTTTATCCGCAGGACACCACCGAGGATAACCTGCTTGCGCTGGCAGCTGCTGTTGAGCAAGGCTCAACCCACCCGCTGGCGCAGGCGATTGTCCGTGAAGCCCAGTCACGTGGGCTGGCAATTCCAGCCGCCACGGCTCAACGGGCGCTGATGGGATCCGGCATTGAAGCGGACATCGAGGGTAAAAAAACGCTGATCATCACCGCAGATAAATTCAAGGCTATCGGGCTGAGCCAGCAAATCCAGACGCTGGAGCAAGCCGGACAGACCGTGGTTATCGTGGTGCAGGACGGCGTGGCGCAAGGCATGCTGGCCCTGCGCGATACCCTGCGCGATGATGCAAAAGCCGCGATCGCCGATCTGCATCAACTCGGCGTACAAGGGATTATCCTGACAGGTGATAACCCACGTGCCGCCGCCAGTATTGCCGCAGAACTGGGGATGGAATTTAAGGCCGGACTGCTGCCCGCCGATAAAGTGAATGCTGTCACGCAGATGAATGCCCGCGCTCCGCTGGCTATGGTAGGCGACGGAATTAACGATGCGCCCGCGATGAAAGCATCAACCATTGGGATTGCAATGGGCAGCGGTACAGACGTCGCGCTGGAAACTGCCGATGCCGCGCTGACACATAACCGCCTGACCGGGCTGGCGCAAATGATCAGTCTGGCTCGCGCCACACGCACCAACATTCGCCAGAACATCACGATTGCACTGGGGCTGAAAGGGATTTTCCTGGTGACCACACTGCTTGGGATCACCGGGCTGTGGCTGGCGGTGCTGGCCGATACCGGCGCGACAGTGCTGGTTACGGCAAACGCCCTGAGGCTGCTTCGCAGGAAGTAG
- the tusA gene encoding sulfurtransferase TusA, whose amino-acid sequence MTDLFSSPDHTLDAQGLRCPEPVMMVRKTVRTMQTGETLLIIADDPATTRDIPGFCTFMEHALVAQETDTLPYRYLIRKG is encoded by the coding sequence ATGACCGACCTGTTTTCCAGCCCAGACCATACGCTCGATGCTCAGGGCCTCCGCTGCCCTGAGCCTGTGATGATGGTGCGTAAAACTGTACGCACCATGCAGACGGGCGAAACCTTGCTCATCATTGCTGATGATCCTGCCACCACCCGCGATATTCCCGGTTTTTGTACCTTTATGGAACATGCGCTGGTGGCGCAAGAGACCGATACGCTGCCGTACCGGTACTTAATTCGCAAAGGATAG
- a CDS encoding 7-cyano-7-deazaguanine/7-aminomethyl-7-deazaguanine transporter: MNSFTQTQRVKALFWLSLFHLLVITSSNYLVQLPISILGFHTTWGAFSFPFIFLATDLTVRIFGAPLARRIIFAVMLPALFVSYVISSLFYMGSWQGFEALTHFNLFVARIAAASFMAYALGQILDVHVFNRLRQNHRWWMAPTASTLFGNVSDTLAFFFIAFWRSPDAFMAAHWMEIALVDYCFKVLISIVFFLPMYGVLLNMLLKRLADKSEITALQAG; this comes from the coding sequence ATGAACTCCTTTACACAAACCCAGCGCGTAAAAGCGTTGTTCTGGCTTTCGCTTTTTCATTTGCTGGTGATCACCTCCAGCAACTATCTGGTACAGCTGCCTATCTCCATTTTGGGTTTCCATACCACCTGGGGTGCGTTCAGTTTTCCGTTTATTTTCCTTGCCACTGACCTGACCGTGCGTATTTTTGGCGCGCCGCTGGCTCGTCGCATTATTTTTGCGGTGATGCTGCCTGCGTTATTCGTTTCGTACGTGATTTCGTCCCTGTTTTACATGGGAAGCTGGCAGGGCTTCGAAGCGCTGACGCACTTTAACCTGTTTGTCGCCCGTATCGCGGCGGCCAGCTTCATGGCCTATGCCCTGGGGCAAATCCTCGATGTTCATGTCTTTAACCGTCTTCGCCAGAATCACCGCTGGTGGATGGCGCCAACAGCATCAACGCTGTTTGGCAATGTGAGCGATACGCTGGCATTCTTCTTTATCGCCTTCTGGCGTAGCCCGGATGCTTTTATGGCAGCACACTGGATGGAGATCGCGCTGGTTGACTACTGCTTCAAGGTACTTATCAGCATTGTTTTCTTCCTGCCGATGTATGGCGTACTGCTGAATATGCTGCTGAAAAGGCTGGCAGATAAATCTGAAATCACCGCATTGCAGGCAGGTTAA
- a CDS encoding DcrB family lipoprotein, with translation MRNLVKYVGIGLLVVGLAACDNSDTKAPAQGASAESNATGQPVNLLDGKLSFSLPADMTDQSGKLGTQANNMHVYSDATGQKAVIVIVGDDTSEALGVLSKRLEDQQRSRDPQLQVVTNKSIELKGHTMQQLDSIISAKGQTAYSSVVLGKVDNKLLTLQITLPAEDQQKAQTAAENIINTIVIQ, from the coding sequence ATGCGCAATCTGGTTAAATATGTCGGGATTGGCCTGCTGGTTGTGGGCCTTGCAGCCTGTGATAACAGCGACACAAAAGCACCTGCACAAGGCGCGTCAGCTGAAAGTAATGCCACCGGGCAGCCGGTTAATCTGCTGGATGGCAAACTCAGTTTCTCTCTCCCGGCGGATATGACCGACCAGAGCGGTAAGCTGGGCACGCAGGCGAACAATATGCACGTCTATTCCGACGCCACCGGACAAAAAGCGGTGATTGTGATTGTGGGTGACGACACCAGCGAAGCGCTGGGCGTACTGTCAAAACGTCTGGAAGATCAACAGCGCAGCCGCGATCCACAGTTGCAGGTCGTGACCAATAAGTCCATCGAACTGAAAGGCCACACGATGCAACAACTGGACAGCATTATTTCTGCAAAAGGCCAGACGGCTTACTCTTCCGTGGTTCTCGGCAAAGTGGACAACAAGCTGCTGACCCTGCAAATCACACTGCCTGCCGAAGACCAGCAGAAAGCACAAACCGCAGCGGAAAATATCATTAACACCATCGTGATTCAGTAA
- a CDS encoding MFS transporter yields the protein MPEPVAEPALSGLRLNLRIVSVVIFNFASYLTIGLPLAVLPGYVHDVMGFSAFWAGLVISLQYFATLISRPHAGRYADLFGPKSIVVLGLCGCFLSGLSYLMAGLTSGWPMVSLALLCLGRVILGVGQSLAGTGSTLWGVGVVGAPHIGRVISWNGIVTYGAMALGAPLGVVCFSFAGLNGLALTIMAVALMAILFALPRPKVKASKGKPMPFRAVLGRVWPYGMALALASAGFGVIATFITLFYDAKGWDGAAFALTLFSCAFVGTRLLFPNSINRLGGLNVAMICFAVEIVGLLLTGVAGEPWMAKTGVFLAGAGFSLVFPALGVVAVKAVPQQNQGAALATYTVFMDMSLGVTGPLAGLMMSWAGVPVIYLAAAGLVAVALLLTWRLKKWPLEQAPEATSSS from the coding sequence ATGCCCGAACCCGTCGCCGAGCCGGCATTAAGCGGATTACGCCTTAATCTGCGCATTGTTTCTGTTGTTATTTTCAACTTCGCCAGTTATCTGACCATTGGCCTGCCTTTGGCTGTACTGCCCGGTTATGTTCATGATGTGATGGGATTTAGTGCTTTCTGGGCAGGGCTGGTGATCAGCCTGCAGTATTTCGCCACACTGATAAGCCGCCCCCATGCCGGGCGATACGCTGATTTATTTGGCCCGAAAAGCATCGTCGTATTAGGACTTTGTGGCTGCTTCCTGAGTGGTCTGAGCTATTTAATGGCCGGGTTGACCAGCGGCTGGCCAATGGTGAGCCTGGCGTTGCTCTGTCTGGGACGCGTGATCCTCGGTGTTGGACAAAGTCTGGCCGGAACCGGTTCAACGCTGTGGGGCGTGGGTGTCGTTGGTGCGCCGCACATTGGCCGGGTGATTTCATGGAACGGGATTGTCACCTATGGGGCAATGGCCCTGGGCGCGCCACTGGGCGTTGTCTGCTTCTCCTTTGCGGGGCTGAACGGTCTGGCATTGACCATTATGGCCGTGGCGCTGATGGCGATCCTGTTTGCATTACCGCGTCCAAAAGTAAAAGCCAGCAAAGGCAAACCCATGCCGTTTCGGGCGGTACTGGGGCGCGTCTGGCCTTACGGAATGGCGCTTGCGTTGGCGTCGGCAGGTTTCGGGGTGATTGCCACCTTTATCACCCTGTTCTACGACGCAAAAGGATGGGATGGCGCAGCGTTTGCCTTAACCCTGTTTAGCTGTGCGTTTGTGGGGACGCGTTTGCTGTTCCCGAACAGCATCAACCGTCTGGGCGGCCTGAACGTGGCGATGATCTGTTTCGCCGTAGAGATTGTTGGGCTGTTGCTGACCGGTGTGGCGGGCGAACCGTGGATGGCAAAAACAGGGGTCTTCCTGGCTGGGGCTGGTTTCTCGCTGGTCTTCCCGGCGCTGGGGGTGGTGGCGGTAAAAGCGGTTCCCCAGCAAAACCAGGGGGCAGCACTGGCGACTTATACGGTGTTTATGGACATGTCTTTAGGCGTGACCGGGCCGCTGGCGGGGCTGATGATGTCGTGGGCGGGTGTGCCGGTTATCTATCTGGCGGCAGCTGGGCTGGTGGCGGTGGCGCTGTTGCTGACATGGCGGCTAAAAAAATGGCCTCTGGAGCAAGCACCAGAGGCCACGTCATCATCGTGA